One part of the Maribacter aquivivus genome encodes these proteins:
- a CDS encoding circularly permuted type 2 ATP-grasp protein: protein MTNIENQIFSSYQRNPDLYDEIYDKDGKIKEVYQKLFKLYGEHSIIDYVSLNNKAKSSFFNQGITFQVYGDNNVQEKIFPFDLFPRIIDPVEWDIIERGSIQRSKALNLFLWDIYHDKKILKDKVVPIDLITSSANYLDQMNGVNPPGGIYNHISGTDVIKHNDGKYYVLEDNIRCPSGVSYVICNRTALKKALFGVFNHYQTHTVTNYAENLLELLESAKPKGVDIPNVVVITPGMYNSAFYEHSYLAKTMGVELVEGRDLFVENDFVYMKTIKGPERVDVIYRRIDDQFIDPLEFNPDSVLGVPGLFAAYKKGNVTLANAPGTGVADDKAVYTYMPQIIKYYLDEEPILNNVHTYHCSRSDELKYVLEHIHELVIKPVDEAGGYGISIGNKLTKAEIEKVKAEVKASPRKYVAQPIMSLSVHPTYIDDTESFEQRHVDLRTFTVLGKDKEFVLKGGLTRVALKRGNLIVNSSQGGGSKDTWVLKK, encoded by the coding sequence ATGACCAACATTGAGAATCAAATTTTTTCTTCTTATCAAAGAAATCCAGATTTATATGATGAAATCTATGATAAGGACGGAAAAATCAAGGAGGTGTACCAAAAACTATTTAAGCTTTATGGTGAACATTCGATTATTGATTATGTCTCATTAAATAACAAAGCCAAATCTTCTTTTTTTAATCAAGGAATTACTTTTCAAGTATATGGCGATAATAATGTACAAGAGAAAATTTTTCCTTTCGACTTATTCCCTCGAATAATTGACCCGGTAGAATGGGATATTATAGAACGTGGATCTATACAAAGAAGTAAAGCTTTAAATTTATTTCTATGGGATATTTATCATGACAAGAAAATTTTAAAAGATAAAGTCGTTCCTATAGACCTTATAACATCTTCTGCGAATTACTTGGATCAAATGAACGGTGTAAATCCACCGGGCGGAATATACAATCACATTTCAGGTACAGATGTTATTAAACATAACGACGGTAAATATTATGTTCTTGAAGATAATATAAGATGCCCCTCTGGCGTAAGCTATGTTATATGTAACCGAACAGCACTTAAAAAAGCCCTGTTTGGAGTATTCAATCACTACCAAACACATACAGTTACCAATTACGCAGAAAACCTTTTAGAGCTTTTAGAATCAGCTAAACCTAAAGGGGTAGATATACCTAATGTAGTGGTCATTACCCCTGGCATGTACAACTCGGCATTTTATGAGCATTCATATTTAGCTAAAACAATGGGTGTAGAATTAGTAGAAGGTCGCGATCTTTTTGTGGAAAACGATTTTGTATATATGAAAACTATTAAGGGACCAGAAAGAGTCGATGTTATATACCGCAGAATAGATGATCAATTTATAGACCCCTTAGAATTTAACCCAGATTCTGTACTTGGTGTACCAGGTTTGTTCGCCGCTTATAAAAAAGGCAATGTCACTTTAGCAAATGCTCCTGGTACAGGTGTGGCAGATGACAAAGCGGTGTACACTTATATGCCACAGATCATAAAGTACTATTTAGACGAAGAACCTATATTAAATAATGTACACACCTACCATTGTAGCAGATCCGATGAATTAAAATATGTTCTTGAACATATTCATGAACTTGTTATTAAACCAGTAGATGAAGCTGGCGGCTATGGTATTTCAATAGGAAACAAGCTCACCAAAGCAGAAATAGAAAAGGTTAAAGCTGAAGTTAAAGCTAGCCCTAGAAAATATGTTGCTCAACCTATTATGTCATTATCTGTTCACCCAACTTATATAGACGACACAGAATCTTTTGAACAAAGACACGTAGATTTAAGAACGTTTACTGTTCTAGGAAAGGATAAAGAATTTGTTTTAAAAGGAGGATTAACCCGTGTTGCCTTAAAAAGAGGCAAT
- a CDS encoding zinc-dependent metalloprotease yields the protein MRKNYALLLVLVLLSFNTLSAQFSDQKKNFVKYEGLYDFYYDGDTDKIYLEVDNLNEEFLYVYSLSSGIGSNDIGLDRGQLGDEQVVFFKKAGNKLLLVQPNMKYRAITDNELERKSVEQAFAKSVLFGFPIVEEKNGTYVIDITDFLMQDAHGVSNRLKRTEQGSYSLDKSKSAFALDRTKAFPKNVEFDVTMTFKGEAKGGYIRSVAPNANLVTVAEHHSFIELPDNKYEKRVFDPRSGSSPFNYYDYATPVESNILKQFIRRHRLEKKDPTATVSEAVEPIIYYLDNGTPEPVRSALLEGGRWWNQAFEAIGYKDAFQLKMLPDDADPLDVRYNVIQWVHRSTRGWSYGSSITDPRTGEIMKGHVSLGSLRIRQDFLIAQALMNKAFAERDDNYQPMLEMAIARIRQLSAHEIGHTLGFAHNYAASTTNKSSVMDYPHPQFSLINGEVNFAKAYEVGMGDWDKVTVAYSYQNFNEGENEIEGLNKILDKAKTDGLRYITDQDARPQGSAHVLAHLWDNGTNVSKELDDMLKLRKVAIANFSADNIQDGTPYSVLEDVFVPLYFFHRYQTEGVAKVIGGLEYNYAIKGDGQEVVAIADKAMQEEALKVVLKTLDANEIAIPKDKLSLFPPRAFGTPRTRESINGKTGVSFDALSAVETASDMTLTFLLHPEKASRLIQQKAIATDNVGLDEVLDKLIAATINKKQKDAYLSEAQTIINFRVLFHIMNLAGHTNVHPQVNAIASQKLNELNIQLIKDSGSNAISAEMVKRIKTFGEHPELFKVIPSPKIPDGSPIGMSCFH from the coding sequence ATGAGAAAGAATTACGCACTTCTGCTTGTGTTGGTGTTACTATCCTTTAATACGCTATCAGCGCAGTTTAGTGATCAAAAGAAAAATTTTGTTAAATATGAAGGTCTTTATGATTTTTATTATGATGGCGATACCGACAAAATTTATTTAGAAGTTGATAATTTAAATGAAGAATTTTTATATGTCTACTCTTTAAGTAGTGGTATAGGAAGTAATGATATTGGTTTAGATCGTGGTCAATTAGGTGATGAACAAGTAGTATTTTTTAAGAAAGCAGGTAACAAGCTATTGTTGGTTCAGCCGAATATGAAGTATAGGGCGATTACCGATAATGAATTAGAGCGTAAATCTGTAGAGCAGGCCTTTGCTAAATCAGTTTTATTCGGTTTCCCAATTGTAGAAGAGAAAAATGGTACGTATGTTATTGATATTACTGATTTTTTAATGCAAGATGCTCATGGTGTGTCTAACCGTTTAAAAAGAACAGAACAAGGTTCATATAGTTTAGATAAATCTAAAAGTGCATTTGCTCTTGATAGAACTAAAGCGTTCCCTAAAAATGTAGAGTTTGATGTTACCATGACTTTTAAGGGTGAAGCTAAAGGAGGGTATATTAGAAGTGTTGCACCAAATGCAAATTTGGTTACGGTTGCAGAACATCATTCTTTTATTGAGTTACCAGATAATAAATATGAAAAACGTGTATTTGACCCAAGATCAGGTTCTTCTCCTTTTAATTATTACGATTACGCAACGCCAGTAGAATCTAATATATTAAAGCAATTTATAAGAAGACACCGTTTAGAGAAAAAAGATCCTACGGCAACAGTTAGTGAAGCGGTTGAGCCAATTATTTATTATTTAGACAATGGTACGCCTGAACCTGTACGCTCTGCACTTTTAGAAGGTGGTCGTTGGTGGAACCAAGCTTTTGAAGCAATTGGTTATAAAGATGCTTTTCAATTAAAAATGTTACCAGACGATGCCGATCCTTTAGATGTGCGTTACAATGTAATTCAATGGGTGCACAGGTCAACAAGAGGGTGGAGCTATGGTAGTAGTATTACTGATCCAAGAACTGGAGAGATAATGAAAGGTCATGTAAGTTTAGGTAGTTTAAGAATTCGTCAAGATTTTTTAATTGCCCAAGCATTAATGAATAAGGCTTTTGCTGAGCGAGATGATAACTACCAGCCAATGTTAGAAATGGCTATTGCGCGTATTCGTCAGCTGTCAGCTCATGAAATAGGACATACATTGGGTTTTGCACATAACTATGCGGCGAGCACTACTAATAAGTCATCGGTTATGGATTATCCGCATCCGCAGTTTTCATTAATAAATGGTGAAGTAAATTTTGCAAAAGCCTATGAAGTAGGAATGGGGGATTGGGATAAGGTTACGGTGGCTTATTCATATCAGAATTTTAATGAAGGTGAAAATGAAATAGAAGGTCTGAACAAAATTTTGGATAAAGCCAAGACTGACGGACTACGTTATATTACAGATCAAGATGCACGACCACAAGGTAGTGCCCATGTGTTGGCCCATTTATGGGATAACGGCACAAATGTTAGTAAAGAATTAGATGATATGTTAAAGCTGCGTAAAGTGGCTATAGCTAATTTTTCTGCGGATAATATTCAAGATGGTACGCCATATTCGGTTTTAGAAGATGTATTTGTACCACTTTATTTCTTTCATAGGTACCAGACGGAAGGTGTAGCGAAGGTTATAGGAGGATTAGAATACAACTATGCCATAAAAGGAGATGGACAAGAAGTTGTTGCTATTGCAGATAAAGCAATGCAAGAAGAAGCGTTAAAAGTTGTTTTAAAGACTTTGGATGCAAATGAAATAGCAATACCTAAAGATAAATTAAGCTTGTTTCCACCACGTGCTTTTGGTACGCCTAGAACAAGAGAATCTATTAATGGTAAAACTGGAGTTTCTTTTGATGCGCTTTCTGCCGTAGAAACTGCCTCAGATATGACATTAACTTTTTTATTACATCCAGAGAAAGCATCAAGACTAATTCAGCAAAAAGCAATTGCTACAGATAATGTTGGTTTGGATGAGGTTTTAGATAAATTGATAGCAGCTACTATTAATAAGAAGCAGAAAGATGCTTATTTGAGCGAAGCCCAGACCATCATTAATTTTAGAGTGCTATTTCATATTATGAATTTGGCAGGGCATACAAATGTTCATCCGCAGGTAAATGCGATTGCATCTCAAAAATTAAATGAGTTGAATATTCAATTGATTAAAGATTCTGGCTCAAATG